A window of Nitrospira sp. contains these coding sequences:
- the rplD gene encoding 50S ribosomal protein L4, producing MPIVDVVNGQKKKVGSVDLPNEVFGCKPHGTLVHEAVVMQRACGRQGTASTLRRGEVSGSGKKPWKQKHTGRARAGSLRSPVWRHGGTVFGPKPRSYALAMPKKKYRAAIQSVLSAKVAEGGVIVVSEFSIAEAKTKLLASALAQLGVVGTVLLVVADQNSHVVQAGKNLSNVTVLRPEELNVYDVLRCHSLVIPQSELDRVKEVWS from the coding sequence ATGCCGATCGTTGATGTCGTCAATGGACAGAAGAAGAAGGTAGGAAGTGTTGACTTGCCGAACGAAGTATTCGGCTGTAAGCCCCACGGCACCCTCGTTCATGAGGCTGTGGTCATGCAGCGGGCATGTGGTCGTCAGGGAACGGCTTCGACGCTGCGTCGCGGGGAAGTGAGTGGTTCCGGGAAAAAGCCCTGGAAGCAAAAGCACACCGGGCGCGCCCGTGCTGGATCTCTTCGCTCGCCGGTGTGGCGGCACGGAGGTACGGTCTTTGGTCCGAAGCCGAGAAGTTACGCATTGGCGATGCCCAAGAAGAAATACCGCGCTGCCATTCAAAGTGTTCTGTCGGCCAAGGTTGCGGAGGGTGGAGTTATTGTTGTCTCTGAATTTAGTATCGCTGAAGCTAAAACTAAATTGCTCGCATCCGCATTGGCCCAATTGGGTGTTGTTGGGACTGTTTTGTTGGTGGTGGCTGATCAAAATTCCCACGTCGTGCAGGCCGGGAAGAACCTTTCAAATGTGACGGTCCTGCGTCCTGAGGAGTTGAATGTGTATGATGTCCTGCGGTGCCACTCTCTGGTGATTCCGCAAAGCGAGTTGGATCGGGTCAAGGAGGTATGGTCAT